Proteins co-encoded in one Brassica oleracea var. oleracea cultivar TO1000 chromosome C4, BOL, whole genome shotgun sequence genomic window:
- the LOC106342471 gene encoding glycine-rich RNA-binding protein 2 translates to MAFVSTFRRILAGSNNNSLSSSSFSWVRHCSALSSPKLFVSGLSRLTTNEKLQDAFAPFGELVDARVITDRETGRSKGFGFVTYATVQDAEKAKEGMNAKFLDGWVIFVDPARPREPRRPLHQDQPQSSSSGSGFTTNKTIGWCK, encoded by the exons ATGGCGTTTGTTTCCACTTTCCGCCGTATCTTAGCCGGATCCAACAACAACAGCCTCTCGTCGTCATCATTCTCCTGGGTTCGCCATTGTTCAGCTCTTTCATCTCCCAAGCTCTTCGTCAGCG GTCTCTCCAGACTCACAACAAATGAAAAGCTTCAGGATGCATTTGCTCCTTTTGGCGAGCTCGTTGATG CTAGAGTGATCACGGACAGGGAGACCGGAAGATCAAAGGGTTTCGGATTTGTGACATACGCAACAGTACAAGATGCAGAGAAAGCTAAGGAAGGAATGAATGCAAAGTTCTTGGACGGCTGGGTGATCTTCGTTGATCCTGCAAGACCTAGAGAACCAAGACGGCCTCTGCATCAAGATCAGCCTCAGTCTTCTTCCTCTGGATCCGGTTTCACAACCAACAAAACCATTGGGTGGTGTAAATGA
- the LOC106339732 gene encoding type I inositol polyphosphate 5-phosphatase 8 → MGKILKSKSSWPRTVVRKWLNLRSGAYEFHSDYPVKGKMEPTQSRRKSCSDGDYYKIMPAKFPGLLGQGNGDLKQSTGEQHVTRVDDKLDLKMFVGTWNVGGKSPHDGLDLKDWLQSPADADIYVLGFQEIVPLNAGNVLGAEDNGPVAKWLSLIREALNNNNHNLSQNDLQLSKNYRTSFELTKSSQQPRLSFSNISDDNPVSCNSTTPQGYSLAASKQMVGIFLCVWVRDDLRKHITNLKVSCVGRGIMGYLGNKGSISISMSVHETSLCFVCTHLTSGEKEGDEVRRNLDVTEILKRTRFSRSSKDSRPETIMDHDKVIWLGDLNYRLRASSDVHEQLNNNDWEALLEKDQLKIEQRAGRVFQGWEEGRIYFAPTYKYLINSDNYVAQTEKSKEKRRTPAWCDRILWKGDGMKQIWYTRGESRFSDHRPVQSLFSVHIDLTLNQSNRKTKPNNQNHRPNPVLPYTCHGKVQAEEILLLTRAQSCIDTQPRLISCVS, encoded by the exons ATGGGGAAGATCTTGAAATCTAAG TCTTCTTGGCCAAGAACCGTCGTTAGGAAGTGGCTAAACTTACGTAGCGGCGCTTACGAGTTTCACTCCGATTACCCAGTCAAAG GGAAGATGGAGCCAACTCAATCGAGGAGGAAAAGTTGCTCCGACGGGGATTATTACAAGATCATGCCGGCGAAGTTTCCAG GTTTGTTGGGACAAGGAAATGGGGATTTAAAACAATCAACCGGTGAACAGCATGTGACACGTGTCGATGACAAACTTGATCTCAA AATGTTCGTCGGGACATGGAACGTGGGAGGGAAGTCGCCACATGATGGATTAGACTTAAAAGATTGGCTTCAATCTCCCGCAGATGCCGACATTTACGTGCTAGG GTTTCAAGAAATCGTCCCGCTAAATGCTGGTAACGTACTAGGCGCCGAGGATAATGGTCCTGTGGCCAAGTGGCTGTCTCTTATCCGAGAAGCCTTGAACAATAACAACCACAACTTATCACAAAATGACCTCCAACTTTCTAAAAACTACAGAACCTCCTTCGAACTTACGAAATCATCACAACAGCCCCGTCTCAGCTTCTCTAATATTTCGGATGATAACCCAGTTTCATGCAACTCGACCACGCCTCAAGGATATTCCCTTGCAGCGAGTAAACAGATGGTGGGGATCTTTTTGTGTGTGTGGGTTAGAGATGATCTCCGGAAACATATTACCAATCTCAAGGTTTCATGCGTTGGTCGTGGCATCATGGGATATCTTGGAAACAAG GGCTCGATATCCATCAGCATGTCAGTGCATGAGACGAGTCTATGCTTTGTTTGTACGCATCTTACGTCTGGAGAAAAAGAAGGCGACGAGGTCAGAAGAAACTTAGATGTGACCGAGATATTAAAGAGGACAAGATTTTCGCGCTCTTCTAAAGATTCTCGACCCGAGACAATAATGGACCATGA TAAAGTAATATGGCTAGGCGATTTGAATTATCGGCTAAGGGCCAGCAGTGACGTGCATGAACAGCTTAATAATAATGATTGGGAAGCACTTCTAGAGAAAGATCAG CTAAAGATAGAACAAAGAGCTGGTAGAGTTTTTCAAGGATGGGAAGAAGGAAGGATTTATTTCGCACCAACCTATAAGTACCTTATAAATTCTGATAATTACGTTGCCCAGACCGAAAAATCAAAAGAAAAACGAAGAACACCAGCGTG GTGTGATCGAATATTGTGGAAAGGTGACGGGATGAAACAAATTTGGTACACTAGGGGAGAGTCGAGATTCTCGGACCACAGACCGGTTCAATCTCTCTTTTCAGTTCATATCGATTTAACTCTAAATCAATCAAACCGGAAGACTAAACCGAACAACCAGAACCATCGTCCCAACCCGGTGTTGCCATACACATGCCACGGGAAAGTCCAGGCTGAAGAGATCTTATTGCTCACACGAGCACAAAGTTGTATAGACACACAACCTAGACTTATATCATGTGTTTCTTGA
- the LOC106342470 gene encoding uncharacterized protein LOC106342470, whose translation MSSVSGKDSDFEISASSSPRLTQHVGSEDSLEPDGDETGFINQTVNEESATKSTLGSLPLKSSDDEDEDENLTTAPVVLIPAIKGSREKHGLTLKKTSVSWAADVYDPPPSIASHTRNKKQQQKSKSKDSHRKNGKKGQKSKDNSNSSRSGKDNKKQASRKHSREKFDWVTQMPIVAASS comes from the exons ATGAGCTCTGTTTCGGGTAAAGATTCAGACTTTGAGATCTCGGCTTCTTCGAGTCCGCGTTTAACGCAGCATGTTGGATCTGAAGATTCTCTGGAACCCGATGGAGATGAAACTGGTTTTATAAACCAAACTGTGAATGAAGAATCAGCTACCAAATCCACTTTAGGTTCTTTACCTCTCAAGTCTTCAGATGATGAAGACGAGGATGAGAACCTTACTACT GCTCCGGTTGTTCTCATCCCTGCTATAAAAGGCAGCCGGGAGAAGCATGGCTTGACACTGAAGAAGACGAGTGTTTCATGGGCGGCTGACGTGTATGATCCTCCTCCCTCCATAGCCTCCCACACAAGAAACAAGAAACAGCAGCAGAAATCAAAGAGCAAAGATAGCCACAGGAAGAACGGAAAGAAAGGACAGAAGAGCAAAGACAACTCTAATTCCTCTCGTAGTGGCAAGGACAACAAGAAGCAAGCTTCTCGCAAACACAGTCGCGAGAAGTTTGATTGGGTTACTCAGATGCCTATCGTTGCTGCATCTTCTTGA
- the LOC106343047 gene encoding WAT1-related protein At2g37460 yields the protein MEEIRKRDCMEKARPFISVVLLQVGLAGMDILSKAVLNKGMSNYVLVVYRHAVATVVMAPFAFYFDKKVRPKMTWMIFGKITLLGLLEPVIDQNLYYLGMKYTTATFATAMYNVLPAITFVLAYLFGLERVNLRCIRSAGKIIGTLATVGGAMIMTLVKGPVLDLFWTKGVSAPNTTGTDIHSAIKGAVLVTIGCFSYACFMILQAVTLRTYQAELSLTAWICLMGTIEGTAVALVMEKGNPGAWAIGWDTELLTAAYSGIVCSAIAYYVGGMVMKTRGPVFVTAFSPLCMIIVAIMSTVIFAEQMYLGRVLGAVVICAGLYLVIWGKGKDIEYPSTPQVGDESTQPKLELSRNVKDSVGHEAITINNQGEQRRTFVETV from the exons ATGGAGGAAATAAGGAAGAGAGATTGTATGGAGAAGGCAAGACCATTCATTTCAGTAGTATTGCTGCAAGTAGGGTTAGCAGGAATGGACATTCTCTCAAAAGCTGTCCTAAACAAAGGCATGAGCAATTACGTCCTTGTTGTTTACCGTCATGCGGTTGCTACCGTGGTTATGGCCCCTTTCGCCTTCTATTTCGACAA GAAGGTGAGACCAAAGATGACGTGGATGATATTTGGCAAGATAACACTTCTTGGATTACTCGA GCCAGTGATCGATCAGAACTTATACTACTTAGGGATGAAATACACGACGGCTACATTTGCAACCGCCATGTACAATGTCCTACCTGCAATCACGTTCGTCCTTGCCTATTTATTTGGGCTTGAAAGAGTGAACCTACGTTGCATCAGGAGCGCGGGTAAGATAATTGGGACATTGGCTACAGTAGGAGGAGCTATGATCATGACTCTTGTAAAAGGCCCGGTTCTTGACCTTTTCTGGACCAAAGGAGTCTCTGCACCAAACACAACTGGGACTGATATTCACAGTGCCATCAAAGGCGCAGTTCTGGTCACTATTGGTTGTTTCAGCTATGCATGTTTCATGATTCTCCAA GCTGTCACGTTGAGGACTTACCAAGCAGAACTCTCACTCACAGCTTGGATATGCCTAATGGGAACAATAGAAGGAACAGCCGTGGCACTAGTGATGGAGAAAGGAAACCCTGGCGCGTGGGCCATTGGTTGGGACACTGAACTTCTTACGGCCGCATACAGT GGGATAGTTTGCTCAGCAATCGCTTACTATGTTGGAGGAATGGTGATGAAAACTAGAGGTCCAGTGTTTGTAACAGCTTTTAGTCCTCTCTGCATGATCATAGTGGCGATTATGTCGACCGTCATCTTTGCTGAGCAGATGTACTTGGGAAG GGTTCTTGGTGCGGTGGTTATATGTGCAGGACTCTACCTTGTGATATGGGGCAAAGGCAAAGATATTGAATATCCTTCCACGCCACAAGTAGGTGATGAATCAACACAACCAAAATTGGAACTAAGCAGAAACGTGAAGGATAGTGTTGGTCATGAAGCCATTACAATCAACAATCAAGGAGAGCAAAGAAGAACGTTTGTAGAAACAGTCTAA
- the LOC106343046 gene encoding uncharacterized protein LOC106343046, translating to MSFPNQSFWIGKSSETPSDGKTASYDNASKRPHQWLLDGSESDLLPNKKHAMEVPTSNLFSGVINSNVPAWGNTFCFQSSPPGLFTERLFDIETTRSADIHDGSAHPINTEHSFGLSMAHTLEEDPQSGVSYGGIRKVKVSQVKDSDSFVSTTNAYRVDEDAMCMGLAFGKEEENMIAERYERENSVFMSMGQPYSKGNDENIYNDNTSFASDLAFDKVDTNLVSMGQGSISTLVGRDGVYNRSSNVVQESCNKGLSRIISFGGSNDVVDANNSGYEFLMSHSTPQLSETPTNVLGKDATFTSIDVSVKKEETKVSKKLQSNSFPSNVRSLLSTGMLDGVPVKYIAWSREKELNGVIKGSGYQCGCDSCNSSKVVNAYEFERHAGCKTKHPNNHIYFENGKTIYGIVQELRNTPQDLLFNVIPTMTGSTINQKSFRLWKESYLAATRELRRIYGKEEGYLL from the exons ATG TCTTTTCCAAATCAAAGTTTTTGGATAGGCAAGAGCTCTGAGACTCCTAGTGATGGGAAGACGGCTTCTTATGATAATGCTTCTAAGCGTCCTCATCAGTGGCTTTTGGATGGCTCTGAGTCTGACTTGCTTCCTAACAAGAAACATGCAATGGAAGTTCCTACCAGCAACTTGTTCTCTGGAGTGATCAACTCGAATGTCCCTGCTTGGGGAAACACTTTCTGTTTCCAGTCTAGTCCTCCTGGTCTGTTTACTGAAAGGTTGTTTGACATTGAAACTACCAGATCAGCAGATATTCATGATGGAAGCGCTCATCCCATTAACACTGAGCACTCTTTTGGTTTGTCAATGGCACACACACTCGAGGAGGATCCACAGAGTGGAGTTAGCTACGGTGGAATCAGAAAAGTGAAAGTTAGCCAGGTGAAGGACTCTGATAGTTTTGTATCCACGACTAATGCGTATAGGGTTGATGAGGACGCCATGTGCATGGGTCTTGCATTTGGTAAAGAAGAGGAGAATATGATCGCTGAAAGGTACGAGAGGGAGAACAGCGTCTTTATGTCAATGGGGCAACCATATAGTAAGGGAAATGATGAGAATATATACAATGATAATACCAGTTTTGCTTCTGATCTTGCTTTCGACAAGGTTGACACTAATTTAGTATCCATGGGTCAAGGTAGCATAAGCACACTAGTAGGTAGGGATGGTGTATATAACAGGAGCAGCAACGTTGTGCAAGAGTCTTGTAACAAGGGACTGAGTAGAATCATATCTTTTGGTGGTTCCAATGATGTTGTTGATGCTAATAACTCTGGCTACGAGTTCTTGATGTCTCACTCCACGCCTCAGTTATCTGAAACTCCAACCAACGTGCTTGGTAAAGATGCTACCTTCACTAGCATTGATGTCTCCGTGAAGAAAGAAGAAACAAAAGTGTCAAAGAAACTTCAGAGCAATAGTTTTCCTTCTAATGTAAGGAGTCTGCTCTCTACCGGTATGCTTGATGGAGTTCCAGTGAAATACATTGCTTGGTCACGTGAG AAGGAGCTTAATGGTGTTATCAAGGGCTCTGGGTATCAATGTGGATGCGACTCGTGTAACTCCTCTAAG GTGGTGAATGCATATGAGTTTGAACGGCACGCTGGTTGCAAGACAAAGCATCCTAATAACCATATATACTTTGAGAATGGTAAAACAATATACGGGATAGTTCAAGAGCTCCGAAACACACCACAAGATTTGCTGTTCAATGTTATCCCAACAATGACTGGCTCGACCATCAACCAAAAGTCTTTCCGTCTATGGAAAG AATCCTATTTAGCTGCTACACGGGAACTTCGGCGTATCTACGGGAAGGAAGAAGGATACCTGCTCTGA
- the LOC106342469 gene encoding arginine biosynthesis bifunctional protein ArgJ, chloroplastic, producing the protein MHSCYHTHFSSLKLPHFFAPKSFVASSRRESRVFAVATSMDDASGNIPAAPISLPEGSWKQISGGVTAAKGFKAAGMYAGLRASGKKPDLALVTCDVDAVAAGVFTMNVVAAAPVVYCKKVLETSNTARAVLINAGQANAATGDAGYQDTLDCVGSLATLLKVKPEEVLIESTGVIGHRIKKKELLQALPTLVNSMSNSVQQADSAAIAITTTDLVSKSVAVESQVGGTTIRVGGMAKGSGMIHPNMATMLGVITTDALVESDIWRKMVKVAVNRSFNQITVDGDTSTNDTVIALASGLSGSPFISSLNCEEALQLQTCLDAVMQGLAKSIAWDGEGATCLIEVTVKGTETEAEAAKIARSVASSSLVKAAVYGRDPNWGRIAAAAGYAGVSFQMDKLEISLGEFSLMESGQPLPFDRDGASNYLKIAGEVHGTVTIDLSVGEDAATGKAWGCDLSYDYVKINAEYTS; encoded by the exons ATGCATTCTTGTTATCATACGCACTTCTCCTCCCTCAAGCTTCCACATTTCTTTGCGCCGAAG AGTTTTGTGGCGTCTTCACGGAGAGAATCAAGAGTGTTCGCAGTGGCAACCAGTATGGATGATGCGTCTGGTAACATACCAGCGGCTCCAATATCTCTACCTGAAGGCTCATGGAAACAG ATAAGTGGTGGAGTGACAGCTGCGAAAGGGTTTAAAGCTGCTGGTATGTATGCTGGATTGCGTGCTTCAGGAAAGAAGCCTGATCTCGCTCTTGTCACCTGTGATGTCGACGCTGTTGCTGCAG GAGTGTTTACTATGAATGTGGTTGCTGCTGCTCCTGTAGTTTACTGCAAAAAGGTTCTTGAGACTTCCAATACG GCGCGTGCAGTGTTGATCAATGCCGGTCAGGCCAATGCAGCTACG GGTGATGCTGGTTACCAAGATACGTTAGATTGTGTTGGTTCACTAGCAACG CTACTTAAAGTGAAACCAGAGGAAGTATTAATCGAATCAACTGGTGTTATTGGTCACAGGATTAAAAAG AAAGAGCTTCTCCAAGCACTTCCAACACTAGTCAACTCGATGTCAAACTCTGTTCAACA GGCAGATTCTGCTGCTATAGCAATCACCACAACGGATCTTGTAAGCAAGAGCGTGGCAGTTGAATCACAG GTCGGAGGAACCACTATTCGAGTTGGTGGTATGGCTAAAGGCTCAGGGATGATTCATCCAAATATGGCAACTATGCTAGGT GTCATCACAACAGACGCTCTGGTTGAAAGTGATATCTGGAGAAAGATGGTAAAGGTTGCAGTAAACCGAAGCTTTAACCAGATCACT GTAGATGGGGACACGAGTACTAACGACACAGTCATTGCTCTGGCGAGCGGGCTATCTGGATCACCTTTTATATCTTCTTTGAACTGTGAAGAAGCTCTACAGCTTCAGACATGCCTTGATGCG GTGATGCAAGGACTTGCCAAATCAATAGCTTGGGATGGCGAGGGCGCAACATGTCTCATTGAGGTTACGGTAAAAGGAACAGAAACTGAAGCAGAAGCAGCGAAAATTGCACGCTCGGTGGCTTCCTCTTCACTAGTTAAA GCAGCTGTTTATGGAAGAGATCCTAACTGGGGACGCATAGCTGCAGCTGCTGGCTACGCTGGGGTTTCTTTCCAGATGGATAAGCTTGAGATATCACTCGGCGAGTTTTCACTCATGGAGAGTGGTCAACCTCTTCCTTTTGACAG GGATGGAGCCAGTAACTACCTCAAGATAGCTGGCGAGGTTCATGGAACTGTCACAATCGATTTATCCGTAGGTGAAGATGCAGCCACAGGAAAGGCGTGGGGGTGTGATCTTAGCTATGACTATGTCAAGATCAACGCTGAGTATACCTCCTGA
- the LOC106342472 gene encoding uncharacterized protein LOC106342472, whose translation MPSVPSKLLLLVPSLTPCHSGLSSYRLKPLEKSDWRGNLS comes from the coding sequence ATGCCTTCGGTGCCCTCTAAGCTTCTCCTTTTGGTTCCTTCTCTGACTCCTTGTCATTCCGGTTTGTCTTCTTATCGTCTTAAACCTCTTGAAAAGTCTGATTGGCGTGGTAATCTTAGTTAA